In the Telopea speciosissima isolate NSW1024214 ecotype Mountain lineage chromosome 2, Tspe_v1, whole genome shotgun sequence genome, one interval contains:
- the LOC122649841 gene encoding protein SODIUM POTASSIUM ROOT DEFECTIVE 1-like: MKGIDLFCASPASTAICVSFDKSSVFLQGGRAIDRHNPHLKDSRRSSSRSGLLNPPPSSPYSSHSHSHSHSHSRSQPQPPTKSKPYPQNRNQKKTTRKSSAKATDLISPPGSSRYLLSDTSFFDVYSDFDPISTLVPVVPSRPLSLNPHDSPALKPSSSSSSISSSTPNLKPFSSSSLSPPSPALKPSSSTRSCDQASLSSSSTRSHDQIVVLRVSLHCKGCEGKVRKHISRMEGVTSFSIDFETKKVTVIGNVTPLGVLASVSRVKNAQFWPSPSSSSPVASSY, translated from the exons ATGAAAGGAATCGATCTCTTCTGTGCATCTCCAGCCTCAACAGCCATATGTGTGAGCTTCGACAAAAGCTCTGTGTTTCTACAAGGTGGTCGGGCAATAGATCGCCATAATCCTCATCTTAAGGACtcaagaagaagcagcagtagATCAGGCCTTCTCAACCCTCCTCCATCTTCTCCCTATTCCTcgcattctcattctcattctcattctcattctcgTTCTCAACCTCAACCACCCACAAAATCCAAACCTTACCCACAAAacagaaatcaaaagaagactACAAGAAAGAGCTCTGCTAAGGCCACTGATCTCATTAGCCCACCTGGTTCCTCCAGATATCTCTTGAGTGATACCTCTTTCTTTGATGTCTATTCCGATTTTGATCCAATTTCTACATTAGTTCCTGTTGTACCCTCAAGGCCTCTTTCTCTCAACCCCCATGATTCTCCTGCTTtgaaaccttcttcttcttcctcctcgaTTTCCTCTTCAACTCCCAACTTAAAACCTTTCTCTTCCTCATCTCTCTCACCACCATCTCCTGCTTTaaaaccttcttcttcaactcgCTCTTGTGACCAGGCTagtctatcttcttcttcaactcgCTCACATGACCag ATTGTGGTTCTGAGGGTTTCATTGCACTGCAAGGGCTGTGAAGGAAAAGTAAGGAAACATATCTCAAGAATGGAAG GGGTGACATCCTTTAGCATAGACTTTGAAACAAAGAAGGTGACGGTGATCGGGAACGTAACACCGTTGGGTGTACTCGCAAGTGTCTCGAGGGTAAAGAATGCACAATTCTGGCCATCACCGTCTTCGTCATCGCCTGTTGCCTCTAGTTACTGA
- the LOC122649814 gene encoding dirigent protein 24-like, whose amino-acid sequence MTRCTSKKNPPLLNLNLMARFLMAITIFNQSTSSARILADLSPNRQSPYGRQRLMTFFMRSVLCDAQPPSTPNLNDQLPFPNPVGIFPPSTSPRESGSGSGSEYPVPESYPNPPTETPYMSGMQSSLSFPTVATATLQGLDLGAVTPIEEELVEGLEIGFPYIYLGRAKGAYVASSDDGSSHMMAMTAKFADGEEGGGGGASKDSLSFFGVHRTDVYESHISVIGGSGKYEGANGYATVKAVTMGSKNDSTSATAASATATLLQFTVSITY is encoded by the coding sequence ATGACCAGGTGCACGAGCAAGAAGAACCCTCCCTTGCTGAATCTCAACTTAATGGCTCGGTTCCTCATGGCCATAACCATCTTCAACCAATCGACCTCATCAGCTCGTATTCTCGCTGATCTATCGCCGAACCGGCAGTCTCCATATGGCCGGCAACGCTTGATGACCTTCTTCATGCGAAGCGTACTCTGCGACGCCCAACCACCTTCTACCCCAAACCTCAATGACCAGCTTCCTTTCCCAAACCCTGTAGGTATCTTTCCTCCTAGTACTAGTCCTAGAGAATCCGGATCCGGATCCGGATCCGAATACCCAGTTCCAGAATCCTACCCTAACCCACCCACCGAAACCCCTTACATGTCCGGCATGCAAAGTTCTTTATCGTTCCCAACCGTAGCGACTGCGACACTCCAAGGGTTGGATTTGGGAGCTGTAACACCTATCGAGGAGGAGTTAGTGGAAGGTTTGGAGATTGGGTTTCCATATATATACCTGGGAAGAGCTAAAGGAGCTTATGTGGCGAGCTCAGATGATGGAAGCAGTCACATGATGGCAATGACTGCAAAGTTTGCTGACGGAgaagaaggtggtggtggtggtgcatcTAAGGATAGCTTGAGTTTCTTTGGTGTCCATCGAACTGATGTATATGAGTCTCACATCTCTGTCATCGGTGGTTCGGGAAAGTATGAGGGTGCAAATGGTTATGCGACAGTGAAGGCTGTGACGATGGGATCTAAGAATGACAGCACCTCCGCCACCGCCGCCTCAGCCACTGCCACCCTGCTTCAATTCACCGTTTCTATCACTTATTAG